A region of the Terriglobia bacterium genome:
ATCATCCCGTGCACGCCTGCATTCGCGGAGAGTACGAGAAGGGGAGCGTCGAGATCCTGGAGGGCCGGTCGGGGATCCTCGACTTCGACCTGCTGTCCGTCGAGGAGATGAACGCCGCCCCCTTCCCGTGGTTCGATGATCTGCACGCGCACCGCTACTGGGACGAGAACCCGCGCGGGCAGGTCGCGCCGCAAGCGCAGGTGTGGAGCAGCCGCGGGTGCCCGTTCAAGTGCATCTTCTGCGTGTGGCCCGCCACGATGACGGGCAACGACCCAGACGGCGAGCAGCGGCGCACGGCGCGCCACTACACGCCGGAGTACATGGAAGCCTACCTGCGCGAGATCGTGGACCGCTACCGGTTCCGCTCGATCTACTTCGACGACGACACCTTCAACCTGGGCAACGGCCACGTGATCCGAATGTGCGAGGTGATGCGCCGGATCGGGCTTCCTTGGTCGGCCATGTGCCGCGCCGACACGAGCAAGATGGAGACCTGGCAGCTGATGAGGGACAGCGGCTGCTTCGGGGTAAAGATCGGGTTCGAGAGCGGCAGTCAGCAGGTCGTGGACACCATCGTGAACAAGCACCTCGACCTCGAGTACGCTCGCAGCGCGGTCCACGAGATCCAGCGGGTCGGGATGTCGGTTCACGGCACCTTCACGTACGGGCTTCCGGGCGAGACCCGCGAGCAGATGCTCGAGACGCGGCGCTTCGTCCGGTCGATTCCGTTCGACTCCGTCCAGGAGTCCGGGACGGCCGAGATCGAGGGCACGCCACTGCACACGCTTCGCGTTCGGGGGCGCCTTGAGCGGTTCGGCGACGCCAGGATTGACGCGGGATACTCCCGGGAGACCGACGGAAACAAGAAGTGGCATCGGTTGGTCGAGGATCTTCGCGACCGCACCTAGCCCTTCGCGGGCGTCCGTGGCGGTGGAGGCGTTGAGTGCCTCGACTCTACGTGCTCGATCATTCCTTGGTCGACCTCGGGGGGCATCACTACGAGTACGACCTACACGTACTGCGGGCGGCGGAGCAAGCTGGCTGGGAGCCGGTCCTGGGATCGCACGTCCGGTGCCGCGCGCGCGAGCACCTGCCCGCGAACTGGGCGGTCGCTCCGGTGTTCCACTTCGACATGTATTCGAAGCACACGGTCCTCTTCGGCCGTTCGCGCCTGCCGGTGAACCCCTTCCTGGGGGGAGCCCCGGAGGACCGTGGAGGCCGGTCATCGGCGCGGAAGCGGCTCGACGCGTGGAAGGTCCGGTGGCGGCAGCGGCGCCGCCTGCGCCTGTTCGCCCGCAGCTGCCGCCGGCTGTTCGAGCGATTCCCGCCCGGGCCCGGTGACCAGGTCTTCCTCCCGACGATCTCGGAGTTCGACCTCGTCGGGCTCGCCGAGTTCCTGAGGTCCTACCGCCACGCTCGGGTGCCCGACTGGCACGCGCAGTTCCACTTCGGCTTCCTGGAAGGACGCGTCCCGGAGTACGACGGGCAGTCCGAGCTGCTCCACGCCATGAGGGCCCACTTCGAGCACGTGCGGGCCCTTATCCCGGAGGTGCGCCTCCACCTCTACGCGACCACTCCCCAACTGGCGTCCCAGTACGAGCTGCTGGGCGTGTTTCCGTGCCGTCCTCTCGCGTATCCCGTGAACCCGGCGCTGGCCGAGCGCCCCGCCGGGGACCCGGCGGGGCCCGTCCGCGTGGTGTGCGCCGGCGGCGTCCGGGACGAGAAGGGCACGCATCACCTCCGCCGGGTCGTTGAGGATCTCGCCCGCGACGATTTCTTCGGAGGGCGGCTCCAGCTCTGGGTGCAGGCCGAGCGCGTCGATCAGATCCCGCACGGAGGCGCCTCGTCACCCGTCTCGGCGGACCCGGGCGACCGGACCGTGCCCGGCGGCACCCGAATCGTCCACGTTCGCCACCCGCTCCCGCTCGACGAGTACCTCCGCCTGATCGCGGCCGCGGACGTCGGCCTGTTCCTGTACGACGAGCGCCGGTACGCAGCGCGGCTCAGCGCGATCCTCGTCGAGATGCTCTCGGCCGGAGCTTCCGTGGTCGTGCCCGCGGGCTGCTGGCTGAGCGACGAGGTGGCCGAGGCGAGTGCCGCGCACCTGGAGCGCTTGGCGCGCGAGATGCGCGGCGTCGCGGCGCGCGACGCGGCTCTTCCACGAGTCCTGCGATGCGGTGGAACCGAGGCGCCGGCCTTCGCGGACTGCGCCGCTCCCGAGGGGGCGACGGAGCTCCAGGTGAGCTTCCGCTGGTCGGCCGGGACGGCTCGCGGACACCACGCCCGGATCGAGATCGTCCAGGGAAACGACCGCGGAGACGTCCTGGACCGATGGGCGGCCGTGTGCGGATCTCGCACCGACAGCCGCGCGTCGATCGCCATGTTCCACATGCACCCGGAGGCCCGAAGCCTCCGGCTGCGCTTCTCGAACGCCTACTTTTCCACACCGATTGACCTGAGCGACGTCGAGATCCGGTTCCTGGCGGCGGACGATTTCGCGGGCGGCCGCTGCCCCGAGGGCCAGGTCGGGCTGATCGCGGCGGACTTCGGCCAGTTTCCGGACCTGCTGCGGGAGATCGCGCGCCACCGCGAGCACTATCGGACCGCCGCCGCGAGCTTCTCGGCCGACTACTTCCGCCGACATCATCCGTCGAACGTGCTGCGCATCCTGACCGACACGGCGGGGTGACCCGGCCGCGTTTCCGACACGCCTGATCCGTCCGGTGCAGCACGCGTTTACATGTCCTCGTTACGGGCAGCCCATGCGCGTCCTGGCGGCGATCCAATCGCCGGAGGCCATCCGCGCGATCCTCGAGTGCCTCGGTCTCCCCGCACGCCCACCCCCGATCGCGCCCCCGGCGCCAGGCGATCTCCTGCCGGTCGACCTCTAGCTGGTCCCTGATCCCTCCACCCTGACGGTCACGGGCGGACAGGTGTGTGCGCGGCCGACGGGGGGCGCCGGCCCTCGCCGTGCCCCGCGGCGAACAGCTTGAATCCCCCGGGCACCGGGAGGAAAAGTGGGTGCGTGTGGGGGATCTTGGCGTAGGAGGGCGGGGTTGACATAGCATTCCAGCACCGGACGCCGCCGCGGTTTCGCAGCTTCGAGTTCCTACCCCCTGGAGCAGGTGAACGCAGCGATCAGGAAGTACCTGCAGGCCAAGAACGCCCACCTCAATGGCCGCTCGCGGGGACGGCGAGAGAATTCGGCGTCTCTCGTCGCATCCGCGGCCTGATTTCGCCCTATATTGTGAACGAGAAGGAGTCGTGTGCCCGTCTTCGCTTTTTGCAGGGGGCTCTCGTGATACCGAAACATCTCGCCGGGCGTCCGGGACTGGGTTGCGGGTTGCTTCTCAGCATCGCGCTCTGGGCCGCTCCGGCCCTCGCGCAGGAGGCCGGCGATCCGCCGCAAGGCCCCGACCAGGTCGTGAGCAAGGAAGGCGGGGAGGAGTACGCCATAGAGCAGCGAGAGGAGTGGTTCTTCAGGCCGCGGCAAGCAGGCACGTCGGGCGACATGGCGAAGTTGCGAGCCAAGGCCGTGGACTTCACTCGCGCTCGCGAGGCGCTGCTCGAGGCCCGACCCAGGGGAGCGGGCATCTGGACCAGCCGCGGTCCGTCGTCGTCCAGGTTCGGGAGCTGGGCTTTCGGGAAAGTCTCGGGCCGTGTCCCGGCGCTCGCGAAGGACTGGGCCAACAATATCCTGTACGCTGGCGCGGCCTCGGGCGGCGTCTGGAAGACCACGGACGACGGTGTCTCCTGGAAGCCGATCTTCGAGTCCGCCGGGACCATGACGATCGGCGCGATCGCCATCGACCCGAACACGCCGACGACGCTGTGGGTCGGAACGGGCGAGAACACCGACTTCTGGTGCGAGGACTACTTCGGGATCGGCCTGCTCCGCTCCACCGATCAGGGGAGCACCTGGGAGCTTCGGAACGGCTCCGGGGGGAGCACCCTCGAGGGGTTGTCCGAATTCGCCGCAGTGCTGGTCGACCCCAGGAACTCCGGCAATCTCGTCGTGGGCGGCATGACGCGGAACTGCACGACCGGGGCGTACAGCCAGGGCGGGATCTACACCTCGACCGATGCCGGGGCGACTTGGACCAAGCGGCTCCAGGGCTACGTCACCAGCGTGGTCCGCAGCGCGAGCCCCGACATCTTGTGGGCCGGCGTGTATTACGGAGGCGTCTACAAGTCCGCCGACAACGGCGTCACGTGGACGCAGCAGACCGGAAGCTCGATCCCGTACGGCAACAACACCTACCGCGTCGAGGTGGCCGCGGCGCCTTCGGACGTCAACACGGCCTACGCCCTCTTCGAGAACAACGTCGCGTATTCGCGACCCGAGCTGTGGAAAACGGCGAACGGCGGCAGCACGTGGACACGCATGGTCTACGGATCGAGCGCCTGTGACGGCCAGTGCGGCTACAACATGACGGTCAAGGTCCACCCGACGACTTCGACCACGCTGTACCGGGGGACGATCCAGATCTTCAAGTCCACGAGCAGCGGCACGAGCTGGACGAACCTCACCGGGGCGTGGGGCTCGACCCAGAAGGTGCACCAGGACACGCACATCCTCCTGATCAACCCTTCGAACGGCAACGAGATCTACATCGGCTGCGACGGCGGCGTCTGGAAGACGACCAACGGCGGGAGCTCGTTCGCGAACCTCAACGCGAACCTCAACTTCACGCAGTTCTACGACGTCGGGATCCACCCGGTGAGCGACGAGATCCTCTGCGGCGGCGCCCAGGACAACTCGTCCCTCGCGCGCACGACCGAAAACGTGTGGGACGTGCAGACGGTCACCGGCGACGGGTTCATGTGCGCGATCAACCCCGCGAACCCCAACACCGACTACATCGCGAGCTACCCGTACAACAACCTGCCCAGCGTCTATCGCTCGACGAACGGGATCCTGGGGACCTACAGCGGCATCACGGGCTCGACCGCGGGGATCGCGGCCACCAGCCGGATCGACTGGGTCACGCCCTACACGCTCTCCCCGACCAGTCCCTCGACGATGTTCCTCGGCACGTACCAGATGTACCGCTCGACGAACGGCGGAACGAGCTTTAGCCTCGTGGGGCCGACCGACATGACGGGGGGCGG
Encoded here:
- a CDS encoding radical SAM protein; translation: MKVLFSNPPWWEAPEGSFLRRRWRVGVRAGSRWPFTYPTRCRPGRYRFGDYVPYPFFMGYAATYARRVTGADVRLRDSVALRETYEEWLRHLEVEKYDYVFVESATPSWDHDARLLHAIRGRLPAARLVVTGPVTTTRAEEILRDHPVHACIRGEYEKGSVEILEGRSGILDFDLLSVEEMNAAPFPWFDDLHAHRYWDENPRGQVAPQAQVWSSRGCPFKCIFCVWPATMTGNDPDGEQRRTARHYTPEYMEAYLREIVDRYRFRSIYFDDDTFNLGNGHVIRMCEVMRRIGLPWSAMCRADTSKMETWQLMRDSGCFGVKIGFESGSQQVVDTIVNKHLDLEYARSAVHEIQRVGMSVHGTFTYGLPGETREQMLETRRFVRSIPFDSVQESGTAEIEGTPLHTLRVRGRLERFGDARIDAGYSRETDGNKKWHRLVEDLRDRT